Genomic window (Gemmatimonadota bacterium):
CATCCGTGAAGGCGCGCTGGCCGATCTGTCCGTCGTCGCCGTCATTCTCGGAAAGGGCAACCTGCAACTCGGTCATCACGCCCGCGAGACCGTGCTGCTGATCGACAGCCGGGCCACGCCGAGCCAGCGCCAGGACCTGAAGAGCGCATTCACCGCCCGGTACGGCGAGCTGTTCGGCACGGTCAAGACGGTAAAGCCCACGGACATCTCCTTCCGTCACGACGGCGGGGACGCTTACGCCGTTACGGTGGACGGCCAGGTGCGCGTGGCCACCAGGACCATGCTGGCGACCGACCACGAGCCCAACTGCGACCGCATGGTGTGGTACGATCCCTTCACGAAGGACGCGTC
Coding sequences:
- a CDS encoding DUF1326 domain-containing protein, giving the protein MKTGFALMAAIVLAASPALAGSPSIAGDYVEVRSNHILGGGCTYSAEAGGDANQAVVAWHIREGALADLSVVAVILGKGNLQLGHHARETVLLIDSRATPSQRQDLKSAFTARYGELFGTVKTVKPTDISFRHDGGDAYAVTVDGQVRVATRTMLATDHEPNCDRMVWYDPFTKDASAALVQTAAHAYSGSDLIATWSIPNKRSAYVGTFAFTP